In Sandaracinaceae bacterium, the genomic window GACGATCATCAGCTCGATGAGCGTGAAGCCTTCCTTCTTCTTGAGCAGCTTGTGCATGATTCTCCGATGCTCCTGTGGGTGCGTGGCCAACCAGTACGGCCGTTCCGCAGAGTTCTGTTGGAGTCCCTCAGTGCAGGGACGGTGCCAGTGCAATCGTCCGCGATTCCGGCCGTCTTGAAGGTCAGGGTGACGAAGATCGTCGCCCAACCAAGGCTGGGGTGACGATTTCTGTCACCCGCCGCCCGTCACTCCCAGCCCTGGGCGAGCTGGTTCATCGAGTCGTCGGCGACGAAGATGTGGTCATCTGCCGAATAGGTCTCGAAGATCACGTTGTCGCCGTCCCCGTCGAGGTCGGCGCGAGCCTGGGCGTACCACCAGAAGTCGCTGCCATCGTAGCCAGCGATGCCCGGGTTGGTGCCCGGCGGGCCCGCGAGCGTGCGGTACTGGAAGCGGACCGGCCCGTCCGGAGCGGCGCCGAGCGCGGCCCAGCCCGCCGCGTTTCCGTCGAAGACGACCTTGTCGCCGCCCATGGGCAGGGTCACCGGGTTCCAGGCCGGCACGTTGCAGTACTGCCCGAACTCGGCCCGGTAGGCCTCCTGACGCTGCTTGATCTCGCCCAGGAAGACCACCGCCTCTGCTGTGCGCGATCGCTGCAGGTAGCTCTGGAAGCTCGGGATGGCGACGGCGGCGAGGATGCCGATGATGACCACGACGATCATCAGCTCGATGAGCGTGTAGCCCTCGCGGGCGCGGCGGAGGGGGCGAGTGTGCGGCACGGTGAAGAGAGTATATGCAAGGCGGAGGCCCTGCCAGAGAACGGCCGCAGCCACGCGGCAGGGTGACCAGGCACGTCAGTCGCCGTCGCCGAGGCCGTACTTCTGGAGGCGATAGCGGAACGAGCGGAAGGTGAGCCCGAGCAGCTTCGCCGCCTCGGTGCGCACGCCGTCGGCCTTCTCCAGCGCCTCGAGGATCAGCTCGCTCTCGACCGAGCCGAGGTAGCCGTCGAGATCGAACCCCGGGCTCACCTGGGGCCGCGCCGGCGCCGCGCCGACATCGGAGCTGCGCTCCACGGGCAGGTCATCGAGCACGACCTCGGGCTCTCGCCCCAGCGTGACCGCGCGCTCGATGACGTTCTCCAGCTCGCGCACGTTCCCCGGGTAGGGCTGTCGCACCAACCAGTGGGCGGCCTCCGCGGCCAGCTCGAGCTTCTTGCCCGCGAGCGCGGCGTGCTTGCGCAACAGGTGCTCGGCGAGCATCGGGATGTCCTCGGGCCGCTCGCGGAGCGGCGGCAAGTGCAGCCGGATCACGTTCAGCCGATAGAAGAGATCCGGGCGGAAGCCGCCGCTCGCGACGTCCTCCTCGAGGTCTCGATTCGTCGCGGCCAGCACTCGGACGTCGACCTCGACCTCGCGCCGCCCGCCCACCGGGCGCACGCGTCGCTCCTGCAGGAAGCGCAGGAGCTTGACCTGGAGGTTGGGGGGCAGCTCCCCGACCTCGTCGAGGAAGAGGGTCCCGCCGTCGGCCTCACGCACGATCCCCTGGTTCTGCTGGGTGGCGCCGGTGAACGCGCCCTTCTCGTGTCCGAAGAGCTCGGACTCCATGAGCGCTTCGGGCAGAGCGCCGCAGTTGACGACGATGAACGGGCGCTCGGCGCGGTCGCCGCGATCGTGGATCGCGCGGGCCACCATCTCCTTGCCGGTGCCGCTCTCGCCCGTGATGAGCACGCTGGTCTTCGCGTCCGCCACGCGCTCGACCATGTCCATCACCTTGCGCATCGCCGCACTCTTGCCGACGAGCCGCCCCGACGTGAACGCGCCATCGAGCGTGGCCCGGAGCGCCTTGTTCTCTCCGACGATCTGCCGCTTCTCGAGCGCCTTCTCGAGCAGCGCGAGCAGCTCGTGGTTGCGGAACGGCTTCTGGACGAAGTCGTACGCGCCGCGGCGCATCGCCTCGACCGCCTGCTCGGTGCCGCCGTACGCGGTGATCATCAGGACCTGCGTCGTGTCGTCCCGCTCGCGCGCCGCGCTCAGCACCTCCATGC contains:
- a CDS encoding prepilin-type N-terminal cleavage/methylation domain-containing protein, giving the protein MPHTRPLRRAREGYTLIELMIVVVIIGILAAVAIPSFQSYLQRSRTAEAVVFLGEIKQRQEAYRAEFGQYCNVPAWNPVTLPMGGDKVVFDGNAAGWAALGAAPDGPVRFQYRTLAGPPGTNPGIAGYDGSDFWWYAQARADLDGDGDNVIFETYSADDHIFVADDSMNQLAQGWE
- a CDS encoding sigma-54 dependent transcriptional regulator, giving the protein MPARILVCDDEAALREMLSVLLRRSGYDVTTAETRTAALARLEADDPYAAVVTDLALPDGSGMEVLSAARERDDTTQVLMITAYGGTEQAVEAMRRGAYDFVQKPFRNHELLALLEKALEKRQIVGENKALRATLDGAFTSGRLVGKSAAMRKVMDMVERVADAKTSVLITGESGTGKEMVARAIHDRGDRAERPFIVVNCGALPEALMESELFGHEKGAFTGATQQNQGIVREADGGTLFLDEVGELPPNLQVKLLRFLQERRVRPVGGRREVEVDVRVLAATNRDLEEDVASGGFRPDLFYRLNVIRLHLPPLRERPEDIPMLAEHLLRKHAALAGKKLELAAEAAHWLVRQPYPGNVRELENVIERAVTLGREPEVVLDDLPVERSSDVGAAPARPQVSPGFDLDGYLGSVESELILEALEKADGVRTEAAKLLGLTFRSFRYRLQKYGLGDGD